The genomic region AGGTACTTGTAAACATCACGCTGCTTCTTGACGTGATCGACAATCTTCTGATTGCCCCAGGTCGGCCAGTGATGTGGCCCGTAAAGAACTTCGGCCTCATCGCCCCACCGTTCAATCGCCTGATGCAGATAGGATGACCAGGCGCGCGCATTGCGGACCTTTGCCCCACGCAGGGTATAAAGGTTGTGCAGCGTATGGTTGGCATTTTCCGCCAGCGACATCGCCTTGAGTTCGGGGGTGTAATAATGCATCTCGGCCGGGGCCTCGCTGCCCGGAGCCAAAACAAATTCAAAGGTCAGACCATCAATTTCAACGATCTGGCCGTCTTCTGTAATCACGTCGGTCGGCTCAATCAGGGTGGCGAGACCTGTTGATGTGCCAAGCCCCAAACCGGTACCAAGCCCGCCTTTAGGTCCCTTGGGCAGCAGGTTGCCATACATATAACTGGCCCGGCGTCCCATATGGTTTCCCGCAAAGACATTCTCGCTGACAGCCTCCTCAACGAAGCCCTCAGGTGCCACGATTTTTACATTGCCTGCGGCAAGTGCGTCTTCGTCAACAACGCTACGCACACCACCGAAATGGTCGATATGACTGTGCGTGTGAATAACGCCAAGAACCGGTTTGTCACCCCGATGGGCGCGGTAAAGTTCCAGCCCGGCCTTAGCGGTCGCGACAGAAATGCACGGATCCATGACGATGACGCCAGTATCACCTTCGATAAAGGTGATGTTCGAAAGGTCCGCACCCCGCACCTGATAAATGCGCGGTGTGACCTCAAACAAGCCCCCCTTTGCCAAAAGCTGCAACTGCCGCCACAGGCTTGGGTTGACGGTATCGGAGGCCCCCATGCCTTCGGCAAACTGATATTGCGACAGCTCCCAAACTGTATCGCCGCCCGTGTTATTGATCACGCCGTCATTGGGAAGCGGCGCAATAAAGCCGCGCGCCACATCTTCGAAGTCCTGCACATCATCAAATGGCAGGTTTTCAAGCACAGCGGCATTGGCTTTTCTGGTGGTTTCGGTCGCGGGTTTGGGGTCTGCAGCAAAAGCGGCCCCTCCCATCGCACATGAAATCAATAGGCTCGTCAGAACACCCGTCGTTGCTCTGAAAGTGTTGCCCTGCATCGTTCCAACCTCCGTTCGCTTTTTGAGTTCCTCCGCCAGTTGGCGAAGCTGGTATGGGAACAAAAATATTCACCAATTCATTCATCCCGATTGCAGATCAACCACATCATACGGGCGATCCCGGCCATGTTTCATGCTGGCAATCAGGGTCGGCACGGCAAAGGCAGAATTTATTTTGAAAACAAGGATTTCAGCGTTGAGGGAATATGCAAATACAAATCGGGTGGAATCCGTCGGCACAAGAGGCACGAATAATTGCAATGGCACTTTGCTGGAACCTCGTGGAAGCGCGGGCATGCCAAACCACCTCAATCCAGGATCAACGGGATATCCCGATCCAATGAGTCGAGCCAGACATCGTCCCACTTCCGTGCAACAGCATCATTTTGAGCGCGCGATTAATGCGTTTTGCGCCCTTTTATTGTCGAAGTCTTTGTTTTGTCAGACTTCGTTGCTGTTTGCGTTGTATGAGTGTGCTTGTACTTTCATACGATTAGAAAAGCTTACGTCAAATCCGCAAAAAATAGAACTACATTATAATCGTTCTATTTTCTCGCCTCGAAAATTCATCAGTTTTGCCATACAAAATCCGGCCCCTGCGATGCAGGGGCCGGTAAGGTCGCACGCAAGCATATGCTTGCCGGGGTCGGGGGAACTGTGTGCGACCTTGTTCTTTTATCCTTGGCGCGCCTGTTCAATAACCTTTAATGCGCGGCATCCACGCCTGGCTCAGCACGCGGCGGCTTGGCAAGTGGTAGTAACAGGAAGGCAATCAGGAAGGCAGCCGCCATCGCCAGATAGACATCGTTGAACGATATGATTGAGGCTTCCCGGTTGACGATATTGACGATGAATTTCATTGCTGCGGCATGCGGATCGGCAAGGCCCATCTCGCCAAACCGTGCGGTAAGTGTGGCAAGATAATCCTTGAACGCCGTACTGGCCGGGTTGATGTGATCTGACAGGATCGAGAAATGATAATCGATCCGCTTATCAAGCAGCGTATTGATCGCCGCCATGCCAATCGCCCCGCCCAGATTACGCATCAGATTATAAAGCCCGCTGGCATTTTTGATCTTTTCAGGTGGCAAGGTGCCCAGCGCCAGATTGGTCACCGGCAACATGCAAAACATCAGTGCTGCACCACGCACAACCTGCGGCCAGATCAGCTCG from Thalassospira indica harbors:
- a CDS encoding alkyl/aryl-sulfatase; the encoded protein is MQGNTFRATTGVLTSLLISCAMGGAAFAADPKPATETTRKANAAVLENLPFDDVQDFEDVARGFIAPLPNDGVINNTGGDTVWELSQYQFAEGMGASDTVNPSLWRQLQLLAKGGLFEVTPRIYQVRGADLSNITFIEGDTGVIVMDPCISVATAKAGLELYRAHRGDKPVLGVIHTHSHIDHFGGVRSVVDEDALAAGNVKIVAPEGFVEEAVSENVFAGNHMGRRASYMYGNLLPKGPKGGLGTGLGLGTSTGLATLIEPTDVITEDGQIVEIDGLTFEFVLAPGSEAPAEMHYYTPELKAMSLAENANHTLHNLYTLRGAKVRNARAWSSYLHQAIERWGDEAEVLYGPHHWPTWGNQKIVDHVKKQRDVYKYLNDQTLRLANMGYNMLEASEMMKLPDELAKYWPNRGYYGSYNHNVKAVWNFYLGWFDGNPSRLNPLPPVEAGKKFVEYMGGADAVVAKAKADFDAGEYRWVAQVLDNVVMADPNNVVAKTILADALEQLGYQAESGPWRNFYLSGATELRNGIKELPVPKTDSPDIVRSMPMEMFFDYLAVRLNGERAAGKKIMMNFTLTDLDKAYGVAVENGVLNYYQDPFEDADVSIDVSRQEFNDVILGEATLQEKIDGNQATLSGDPVAFTEFTGLLDSFEFWWPIVTPKEAM